From Desulfuromonas soudanensis, the proteins below share one genomic window:
- a CDS encoding lipopolysaccharide biosynthesis protein, producing MTQQSKKSVAHRLLGHAGIYAMGNILRQLAGFLMLPIYTRYLTPADYGVVGLMIFAISLMELVFGARLYWAIPKYYFDTKDKKLQASLVSTAMILTGAISAAAAIAMVFLRQPISKGLYGTPEFASIVGFFSVLLLTQSLEEYALVYLRLQQRPWFYITVSFFRLAIQLGLNVWFVVSLEMGAMGVAVSSMISSSIFALLLLAYTLRQVGWHFNGAIAEKMIRFCWPLWLGGFAGLYIGSANRYYLRIFTSLDDIGLFELAVKFSTIITVLIWGPFATYWQVERFNYYRQGNAESIFQNVFYFISTLMVVAAIGISIFAGPVIRIMAAPTFYRASEAVPFLAFGAVFGSLVIFSNFSFLAKEKTGWISRNNYLTAAVVTVLYLSLIPMAGHVGAAMALMLAQAVQFFVVHRASRSVYDMGISLRPLVGMLFISAVVCFLANVVLTSDSLLHDLAVKTLLYAVACGIILLPHWRNAETRRLLHELAPRFFPKHATDI from the coding sequence GTGACCCAGCAGTCAAAAAAATCAGTAGCCCATCGGCTTCTTGGACACGCCGGCATTTACGCCATGGGCAACATATTGAGGCAGCTTGCAGGCTTTCTCATGCTGCCAATCTATACTAGGTACCTAACCCCTGCCGATTACGGGGTCGTAGGACTGATGATCTTTGCGATCAGCCTGATGGAGTTGGTCTTCGGTGCCCGGCTTTACTGGGCCATACCTAAATATTACTTTGACACTAAAGACAAGAAGTTACAGGCCAGCCTGGTTTCAACGGCGATGATCCTGACGGGTGCCATCAGTGCCGCTGCTGCAATTGCAATGGTTTTTCTTCGTCAGCCCATATCGAAAGGCTTGTATGGGACCCCTGAATTTGCCAGTATCGTAGGTTTCTTTTCTGTCCTGCTGCTGACCCAGTCGCTTGAGGAGTATGCCCTGGTCTATCTGCGTCTCCAGCAACGTCCATGGTTTTATATCACCGTGAGTTTTTTCAGATTGGCGATACAGCTCGGCCTAAATGTCTGGTTCGTAGTGTCTCTTGAAATGGGGGCTATGGGGGTAGCCGTCAGTTCCATGATTTCCTCGAGCATTTTCGCCCTGCTGTTGTTGGCCTATACGCTGCGCCAAGTAGGGTGGCATTTTAACGGCGCGATAGCAGAAAAGATGATCCGTTTCTGTTGGCCATTATGGTTGGGTGGCTTTGCTGGACTCTACATCGGGTCCGCCAACCGCTATTACTTGCGCATTTTCACATCACTGGATGATATCGGTCTGTTCGAGTTGGCTGTAAAGTTCAGTACAATAATTACAGTATTGATTTGGGGACCTTTTGCAACCTACTGGCAAGTGGAGCGATTCAATTATTACAGGCAGGGCAATGCCGAATCCATTTTCCAGAACGTATTCTATTTCATCAGCACCCTGATGGTTGTTGCGGCCATTGGAATATCGATTTTTGCCGGCCCTGTGATCAGGATAATGGCTGCCCCCACTTTTTACCGGGCCAGCGAAGCAGTACCGTTTCTGGCGTTTGGTGCTGTTTTCGGCAGTCTGGTTATTTTTTCGAACTTCAGTTTTCTGGCAAAAGAAAAAACCGGCTGGATCAGTCGAAACAACTATCTGACTGCTGCTGTCGTCACCGTTCTCTATCTTTCGCTGATTCCCATGGCCGGGCATGTTGGAGCTGCCATGGCCCTGATGTTGGCACAGGCGGTCCAGTTCTTCGTAGTTCACCGCGCCTCACGGAGTGTCTATGACATGGGGATATCGCTCCGACCGCTTGTCGGGATGCTTTTCATCTCTGCGGTGGTCTGTTTTCTGGCGAATGTGGTGTTGACTAGTGATAGCCTGCTGCACGATCTGGCTGTCAAGACTCTACTTTATGCTGTTGCGTGCGGTATCATTCTTCTCCCTCATTGGCGGAATGCTGAAACCAGGCGTTTGTTGCACGAGCTTGCACCCCGTTTTTTTCCTAAACATGCGACAGATATTTAA
- a CDS encoding glycosyltransferase family 4 protein produces MSGILVFFHNQSNSGFASKRHEITFTKMAYRLVGDYNKIHFAYKNLNLGRSKTLPSEITNVIEFDSAAKCYKKMKMINDYIFDNDIKIGFGFDQPVRRPAYKCLRKAGMRYLISYFGSPMSGINSGLKLFAKKLDVACSLYRPDHYIFQSEGMRKTATHGRGIPFQSTSVVLSGTDTELYRPAETMDWYAHDTFGIARQRKIIFFSGNMEERKGVDVIIRAADELVNVRQRRDVHFLLVGNRWDQEKRFLRIVENSTAADHVTFGGYRSDIPQILKSCYLGMIASTGWDSYPMSAVEMAATGMPVIVSDLPGLREVITEDTGFHFPVGNYLLAADRVAQFLDDPHLRARMGRAARDRVLQEQTIEHQVAGLERVIRSVAGDLLGGL; encoded by the coding sequence ATGTCTGGAATCTTGGTTTTTTTTCATAATCAGTCAAACAGTGGTTTTGCCTCTAAGAGGCACGAAATCACGTTTACCAAAATGGCCTACCGACTGGTTGGCGATTATAATAAAATTCATTTTGCATATAAAAATCTTAATCTTGGGCGATCAAAAACTTTGCCAAGCGAAATAACAAATGTAATTGAGTTCGATTCGGCTGCCAAATGCTATAAAAAGATGAAAATGATCAATGATTACATTTTTGACAATGATATAAAGATTGGTTTCGGCTTCGACCAACCGGTAAGGCGGCCAGCGTATAAGTGTTTGCGCAAGGCCGGAATGCGCTATTTGATCTCTTATTTCGGCTCACCTATGAGCGGAATAAACTCAGGTTTGAAATTATTCGCTAAAAAACTCGATGTTGCGTGTTCTCTCTACCGTCCCGACCATTACATATTCCAATCTGAAGGAATGCGCAAAACAGCAACCCACGGAAGAGGTATCCCTTTCCAGTCTACGAGTGTGGTGTTGTCCGGCACTGATACGGAATTGTATCGCCCTGCGGAAACCATGGACTGGTACGCGCACGATACTTTCGGCATTGCCCGGCAGCGAAAAATCATTTTCTTCTCCGGGAACATGGAGGAACGCAAAGGGGTCGATGTCATCATCAGAGCCGCAGATGAGTTGGTCAACGTGCGGCAACGCCGGGACGTGCATTTTCTCCTGGTGGGTAACCGCTGGGACCAGGAAAAACGCTTTCTCCGGATTGTTGAGAATTCCACCGCTGCTGACCATGTCACCTTTGGTGGATACAGGAGCGACATCCCGCAGATCTTAAAATCATGCTACCTGGGGATGATCGCTTCGACAGGCTGGGATTCGTACCCCATGTCCGCTGTCGAGATGGCGGCGACGGGCATGCCCGTCATTGTGTCAGACCTGCCGGGTTTGCGAGAAGTCATTACTGAGGATACGGGTTTTCATTTTCCCGTCGGCAACTATTTGCTTGCCGCTGATCGCGTAGCGCAGTTTCTCGATGACCCGCACCTGAGGGCGAGAATGGGGCGAGCGGCTCGCGATCGTGTCCTGCAGGAGCAGACGATAGAACACCAGGTTGCCGGTTTGGAGCGGGTGATACGGAGTGTCGCTGGCGATCTGTTGGGCGGGTTATAG
- a CDS encoding polysaccharide pyruvyl transferase family protein, translating to MILADVSGMGQNYHVGDEAMAEVAIARLAETFGRDKLVLVCASPVSAAETYGIKAIPLYSRTRKQRRKALVTQPHSVAIELAKIIYYLKKSDLVFVSGGGNHTSVWPHVLESRLFFYKLAQRFNKPIVFASQTLGPFLEEHRGHCQQAFGSAAWVGVRDRDYSAIQLDVPVHFAVDDAVFLPGEHNAQTKAISVKHPNLFGLSLRGFRGATDQQRESFCISFANIARKYSAGTVFIPHHAPGRMGDLDIAQKILPLWPDNFPLEVLDPIPYATAVRALTENCSLVVTMRYHQLVFALSAGVPAIGICVEEYTRAKLNGAFEQFGLAPRLLSLEEAPQQIEALIGEVLRSKDSFVEAATNTVKNSLCQNMAPYRRAAELVFSPRQKVKALV from the coding sequence TTGATTCTTGCCGATGTCTCCGGCATGGGTCAAAACTATCATGTAGGTGATGAAGCCATGGCCGAAGTTGCAATCGCGCGCCTGGCAGAGACATTCGGACGAGATAAGCTGGTCTTGGTTTGTGCTTCACCCGTAAGCGCGGCCGAGACCTACGGCATCAAGGCAATTCCCCTCTACAGCCGCACTCGCAAGCAAAGAAGGAAGGCCCTCGTTACTCAACCTCACTCTGTTGCGATAGAACTTGCAAAAATTATTTACTATTTGAAAAAAAGTGATCTTGTCTTTGTGTCTGGTGGTGGCAACCATACAAGCGTATGGCCGCATGTGCTCGAGTCCCGTCTATTTTTCTATAAACTTGCGCAGCGTTTTAATAAACCCATAGTGTTTGCCAGCCAAACTTTGGGCCCGTTTTTAGAGGAGCACCGTGGCCATTGCCAGCAGGCGTTTGGCTCCGCCGCTTGGGTAGGCGTTCGTGACAGGGATTACTCAGCAATCCAGTTAGATGTCCCCGTTCACTTTGCCGTGGATGATGCAGTTTTTTTGCCAGGGGAGCATAACGCCCAAACAAAGGCTATTTCCGTCAAACACCCAAACCTGTTTGGCCTGTCGTTGCGGGGCTTCAGGGGTGCTACCGATCAGCAAAGAGAAAGCTTTTGCATCTCTTTTGCGAACATAGCCCGTAAGTACTCCGCCGGGACTGTATTTATTCCACATCATGCTCCGGGGAGGATGGGAGACCTCGATATTGCGCAAAAGATTTTACCTCTGTGGCCAGATAATTTTCCCCTTGAGGTTCTGGATCCAATACCGTATGCAACGGCTGTCAGGGCCTTGACGGAAAATTGTTCACTGGTTGTAACCATGCGCTATCACCAGCTGGTCTTTGCACTTTCGGCCGGAGTGCCGGCCATAGGCATATGCGTCGAAGAATACACCAGAGCCAAGCTTAACGGCGCTTTTGAACAGTTCGGGCTTGCGCCGCGGCTACTGTCACTGGAAGAAGCGCCTCAACAGATCGAGGCGCTGATAGGTGAAGTGTTGAGGTCGAAGGATAGCTTCGTGGAGGCTGCGACGAACACCGTAAAAAATTCTTTGTGCCAGAATATGGCACCTTACCGAAGGGCGGCTGAGCTTGTCTTTAGCCCTCGCCAAAAGGTGAAGGCGTTGGTTTAA
- a CDS encoding O-antigen ligase family protein: MMTVPISNLYKLQHGAIWKAIKTDNFAFWMCCAYLFFEYIRPQAIWPLFDVYHYWARSFIMLAFIAWFFDPNRQFVWTKFTTGVFAYLVLVVISSRLAYWPEISSEYFMDFFNWVVVFFVLTQITTTRQRLYILLLIFMIASFKLSLYGARTFAMRGFAFADWGLAGPRGYFQNPGELAIQMLMFAPMSLFFIQGIKKHLKKWQVYTLYLMPITAVLTVIGTNTRGGQIALAAQVLALVMVSKHRFKMLIVICAIGFIGFQLLPEEQKTRFKSSGEDLTSVQRLLYWEHGWQMIKDHPFIGVGYFNFPAFYTNNHSEDIVLEMLKEKGAEFPHNIFIQVGTDTGFSGLAVFVGLMLGSFLTMHKLQKAAEKTGDNFVLNLTKGMNVALVGYIISGQFVTVAYYPFLWIHLVFVVSMTTFWKNEKSAEDIDNHSSRGMKVYGH, encoded by the coding sequence ATGATGACTGTACCAATTTCTAACCTCTATAAATTACAACATGGTGCCATTTGGAAGGCGATCAAGACTGATAACTTCGCCTTTTGGATGTGCTGCGCGTATCTGTTTTTTGAATATATTCGACCTCAAGCCATTTGGCCGTTATTTGATGTGTACCACTACTGGGCCAGAAGCTTTATTATGCTGGCGTTTATTGCTTGGTTTTTTGATCCTAATAGACAATTTGTTTGGACCAAATTTACTACTGGTGTTTTTGCTTATCTAGTTCTTGTTGTTATTTCTTCGCGGTTGGCTTATTGGCCTGAAATATCAAGTGAATATTTTATGGATTTTTTCAACTGGGTCGTCGTTTTTTTTGTGCTAACACAAATTACAACCACAAGGCAGCGCCTGTATATTTTGCTTTTGATATTCATGATCGCAAGTTTCAAGTTGTCTCTGTATGGAGCAAGAACTTTTGCAATGAGAGGATTTGCCTTTGCAGATTGGGGGTTGGCAGGTCCACGTGGATATTTTCAAAATCCAGGTGAACTTGCGATACAGATGCTTATGTTTGCGCCCATGAGTCTTTTTTTCATTCAAGGGATAAAGAAACATTTAAAAAAATGGCAAGTCTATACTCTTTACTTGATGCCGATAACGGCAGTGTTAACAGTGATCGGTACTAATACCCGTGGTGGCCAGATCGCCCTTGCAGCTCAAGTGTTGGCTTTGGTGATGGTGTCAAAACACCGATTCAAGATGCTGATAGTCATCTGTGCTATTGGGTTTATTGGTTTTCAACTCTTGCCAGAAGAGCAAAAGACGCGTTTCAAATCATCGGGAGAGGATTTAACCTCTGTTCAGCGTCTGCTTTATTGGGAACACGGTTGGCAGATGATCAAGGACCATCCATTTATTGGCGTTGGTTATTTTAATTTTCCTGCATTTTACACCAATAACCACTCGGAAGATATCGTGCTAGAAATGTTAAAGGAAAAGGGTGCAGAATTTCCACATAACATATTCATCCAAGTGGGTACTGACACCGGCTTTTCTGGATTAGCTGTATTCGTTGGGTTGATGCTGGGGAGCTTTTTGACAATGCACAAACTACAGAAAGCTGCTGAAAAAACCGGCGACAACTTTGTTTTAAATTTGACAAAAGGGATGAATGTTGCCCTGGTTGGTTACATAATATCTGGTCAATTCGTGACAGTGGCCTATTATCCGTTCTTGTGGATACATCTGGTATTTGTCGTATCCATGACCACTTTTTGGAAGAACGAAAAGTCAGCAGAAGACATTGATAATCACAGTTCTAGGGGGATGAAAGTTTATGGACACTAA
- a CDS encoding polysaccharide deacetylase family protein, with protein MKLIITIDTEEDNWARYSATDNSVENIARIVPLQKMFDEYGVRPTYLVTYPVATNPRSVAILKRILEEGKCEIGTHCHPWNTPPFDDNGGFQKAHSMLCNLPAEFQQNKLAMLHEVITKNFGCLPVSFRAGRWALGLSAAQSLCKLGYRVETSVTPFVSWSPSFGPDFSNFGPEPFRFSPPGEPKWSLLQVPTSIGYLQKNFQLCQRLSRALDNPFSRISRVKGILDRLGLVNKVWLSPELADADAMIALAKRMEINNFPCINMTFHSASLLAGLSPFVRISQDEQVFFGRIKKLLEAARQAGWKSMPLAQFEAVYEGVSEPGGVALLDGQGQMARQRQTEQMRALFRNQGARL; from the coding sequence ATGAAACTTATAATTACCATCGACACTGAGGAGGACAACTGGGCGCGGTATTCAGCCACCGACAACTCGGTTGAAAATATCGCGCGGATCGTTCCGCTGCAGAAGATGTTTGACGAATATGGGGTTCGGCCCACTTATCTGGTGACGTATCCGGTGGCGACCAATCCTCGGTCGGTGGCGATTCTGAAAAGGATTCTGGAGGAGGGGAAGTGTGAAATAGGCACGCACTGCCATCCGTGGAATACTCCGCCGTTCGACGACAATGGCGGATTCCAGAAAGCTCATTCCATGCTCTGCAACCTGCCCGCTGAATTTCAGCAAAATAAATTGGCGATGCTGCACGAAGTTATCACCAAGAACTTCGGTTGCCTCCCTGTTTCATTTCGCGCCGGACGGTGGGCCTTGGGCCTTTCCGCGGCACAGTCGCTCTGCAAGTTGGGTTATCGGGTAGAAACCTCTGTGACTCCCTTTGTCAGCTGGAGCCCTTCCTTTGGGCCTGATTTTTCAAATTTCGGCCCTGAGCCTTTCCGATTCTCTCCTCCAGGGGAGCCGAAGTGGTCGTTACTGCAGGTACCGACCAGCATCGGATACCTGCAGAAAAATTTCCAGTTATGTCAGCGACTGAGCAGGGCTTTGGACAATCCTTTCAGCAGAATATCCCGGGTTAAGGGAATCCTGGACCGACTCGGTCTCGTCAATAAGGTCTGGCTTTCACCTGAGCTGGCCGATGCCGATGCCATGATCGCTTTGGCAAAACGTATGGAAATCAACAACTTCCCTTGCATCAATATGACCTTTCATTCGGCCAGCCTGTTGGCCGGCCTGAGTCCCTTTGTCAGAATCTCCCAGGACGAGCAGGTGTTTTTCGGGAGAATCAAAAAATTGCTCGAGGCGGCCCGACAAGCGGGATGGAAATCGATGCCCCTTGCCCAATTCGAGGCAGTTTATGAAGGGGTGTCTGAACCTGGTGGTGTTGCTCTCCTCGATGGCCAGGGGCAGATGGCCCGACAACGCCAGACCGAACAGATGCGAGCCCTGTTTCGGAACCAAGGGGCGCGGTTGTGA
- a CDS encoding amidohydrolase family protein — MDKYSVQKSIDALKELKGSNTFYDVHVHPYEVMFDACQYQPSAQSGGLFSAGAAKYLAPELGDLNLNPTAVGKGKELEQKLRAMACLLGARRSYSHTGPVVFGDQMNLSGIDRVLLLPVVREAEGGDGQLKAMSEMFGGDERFLFGYCMPGDISNDQIEAAMRRAVAEYDVRAVKIHPSVTGINLGCRAGVERVEAILAAAGNNRLNVVIHGGLSPDCQNQQAVSYGTVANLRHVDWSITPGAVVIAHGGCFGHSSGDACANVIPAMVGLFERYDNLSFDTSGVGYEVLCRLLKCFDQERILFGSDALYEKQWAALMKLWCALRKTQKWPEEALVGIAALNPGRLFDRKHGPVQAALAGVSAPPVQFRREGPLK; from the coding sequence ATGGATAAATATTCAGTACAAAAATCCATTGATGCTCTTAAAGAGCTAAAGGGTTCAAATACATTTTACGACGTACACGTTCACCCTTACGAGGTCATGTTTGATGCTTGTCAATACCAGCCTTCGGCCCAGTCCGGCGGTTTGTTCAGCGCCGGAGCGGCGAAGTATCTGGCCCCGGAACTCGGTGACCTAAATCTGAACCCGACAGCGGTTGGCAAAGGGAAGGAGCTCGAACAAAAGCTGAGGGCGATGGCGTGTCTTCTCGGTGCGAGGCGTTCCTACAGCCATACGGGACCGGTGGTCTTTGGCGACCAGATGAACTTGAGCGGAATCGACAGGGTGCTGCTGCTGCCCGTTGTGAGGGAAGCTGAGGGGGGCGACGGCCAGTTAAAGGCCATGTCGGAGATGTTTGGTGGTGATGAAAGGTTTTTGTTCGGTTACTGCATGCCAGGTGACATCAGCAACGACCAGATTGAAGCTGCCATGCGGCGTGCCGTCGCTGAATACGATGTCAGGGCCGTTAAAATCCACCCGAGTGTGACGGGGATCAACCTCGGGTGCCGGGCGGGGGTTGAGCGGGTCGAGGCGATTCTCGCTGCCGCCGGGAACAACCGACTGAATGTGGTAATTCATGGCGGCCTGAGTCCGGATTGTCAAAACCAGCAGGCTGTTTCCTACGGAACTGTCGCTAACCTTCGGCATGTCGACTGGTCGATCACACCGGGAGCGGTTGTCATCGCTCATGGCGGCTGTTTCGGACATTCATCTGGCGATGCCTGCGCGAACGTCATCCCGGCCATGGTCGGATTGTTCGAGCGGTATGACAACCTTTCATTTGATACTTCGGGTGTCGGCTATGAGGTGCTCTGCCGCCTGTTGAAATGTTTTGATCAGGAGCGAATTCTGTTTGGTTCCGATGCATTGTATGAAAAGCAGTGGGCGGCTTTGATGAAGTTGTGGTGTGCGTTGCGGAAGACTCAAAAATGGCCAGAAGAAGCCCTGGTGGGCATTGCCGCCCTTAACCCGGGCAGATTGTTTGACCGAAAGCATGGCCCTGTTCAAGCCGCCTTGGCTGGAGTTTCCGCTCCGCCTGTGCAATTCCGTCGTGAGGGACCTTTGAAATGA
- a CDS encoding amino acid adenylation domain-containing protein, translating into MKTMNPFLLQHYLNDQLCRDPEKTAVTDGDRSISYRELSISSNSVAHCLKSMGVLRQDRVGIFQQRSADCVTSILGILKADAIYVPIDQKVPVERLAFIIEDAAPKVIICDSKTISAAHVALSSYGVTIPILVIGNESRIQESILVKFLDLEKENSIDRNEPTYRNDENDIAYILYTSGSTGRPKGVMISHGNVKSYIDWAARKFNVNDWDKILGTAPFHFDMSTFDIFCALKTGATLCIAAEILTLFPEKLVDFIERQQVTLWKGVSSLLMYMARTGALRPGTMQTLKRVLFAGETLPTQYLIDWMTAFPEKTFYNAYGPTEATGVSICYCVDKIPEGPQVRIPIGTPRDETGVLLLSENHAEVPPGEPGEVCISGRGLARGYLNDPVKTGNAFIVNPLNSSGERIYKTGDLARLMPDGNLEYLGRKDRQLKFMGYRIEAGEIEQALLAIPQVKDSAVVLMESKLGEGTPELAAFWEAEGDLDVTMISSELKKRLPTYMIPKRLIRVGKIPRCSRGKIDWQVLKEKYQTV; encoded by the coding sequence ATGAAAACTATGAATCCCTTTTTGCTCCAACATTACCTTAATGATCAATTATGTCGGGATCCGGAAAAAACTGCGGTCACCGATGGTGATCGATCCATCAGTTACCGTGAATTGTCTATTTCCAGCAATAGTGTCGCGCACTGTCTTAAATCCATGGGGGTGCTGCGGCAGGATCGGGTAGGCATCTTCCAGCAACGGTCGGCCGATTGTGTGACGTCAATTCTGGGCATTCTCAAGGCAGATGCCATCTATGTCCCGATTGATCAGAAGGTACCGGTTGAGCGATTGGCCTTTATCATTGAAGATGCCGCGCCGAAAGTAATTATTTGCGACAGCAAAACAATCTCAGCGGCGCATGTTGCTCTTTCCAGCTATGGGGTAACTATTCCGATCCTGGTGATTGGCAATGAAAGCAGAATTCAGGAGAGTATTTTAGTAAAATTTTTGGATCTGGAGAAAGAAAATAGTATTGACAGGAACGAGCCCACATATAGAAATGATGAAAATGACATCGCTTATATCCTGTATACCTCAGGGTCAACGGGGCGGCCCAAGGGAGTCATGATCTCTCATGGGAATGTTAAATCCTACATCGATTGGGCTGCCCGAAAGTTCAATGTCAATGACTGGGACAAGATCCTCGGCACGGCGCCATTTCATTTCGACATGTCAACTTTTGACATTTTTTGTGCGCTGAAGACCGGCGCGACACTCTGTATCGCCGCTGAGATTTTGACCCTTTTCCCTGAAAAATTAGTCGACTTCATTGAACGGCAGCAAGTTACTCTCTGGAAAGGTGTTTCCTCGCTCCTCATGTATATGGCAAGAACCGGGGCTCTCAGGCCAGGGACTATGCAAACGCTGAAGCGAGTCCTTTTCGCCGGGGAGACTTTGCCGACTCAATACCTGATCGACTGGATGACCGCTTTTCCCGAAAAAACTTTTTATAACGCCTACGGACCGACCGAGGCGACAGGTGTTTCCATCTGTTATTGCGTCGACAAGATCCCGGAGGGACCGCAGGTGCGCATACCGATCGGAACCCCCCGAGACGAAACCGGGGTTCTCCTCCTTTCCGAAAACCATGCTGAGGTACCGCCTGGCGAGCCAGGGGAGGTCTGTATCTCTGGTCGTGGGTTGGCCAGGGGTTATCTCAACGACCCTGTGAAAACAGGCAATGCGTTTATTGTCAACCCGTTGAACTCCTCCGGCGAGCGGATCTATAAAACCGGAGACTTGGCCCGTCTCATGCCGGACGGAAATCTCGAATATCTCGGGAGGAAGGATCGCCAACTCAAATTCATGGGTTATCGGATTGAAGCTGGGGAGATCGAACAGGCGCTCCTTGCCATCCCTCAGGTCAAGGATTCGGCTGTTGTGTTGATGGAATCAAAATTGGGTGAGGGCACCCCGGAGTTGGCGGCTTTTTGGGAAGCGGAAGGAGATCTCGATGTGACGATGATCTCTTCGGAACTTAAAAAACGGTTGCCGACCTATATGATCCCCAAACGCCTCATTCGTGTAGGGAAAATACCGCGTTGCAGTCGCGGAAAGATTGATTGGCAGGTCCTTAAAGAGAAATATCAGACCGTCTGA
- a CDS encoding acyl-CoA dehydrogenase family protein produces MDFELTDEQKVWRETVIRFSRKELAYDIADFEKSGDFPWDAWRKCSDMQLMALPFPEEYGGCGVDFLTTVLTLNSLGYACKDAGLVHALATQILCGLQLYFFGSEELKAKYLPLLCRGEKVFAQAITEPGSGSDAFSMRARAEKKGEGYLLNGNKVFITNGPMADVVIVFAVTDPEKKTLGGISCLVVDDGLAGFDKAKPLKKMGLNTLQNGELFFNNCEVSSDRLLGKEGQGAIIFNESMEWERSLLPAAHLGTLERIFEITLKYAKERNAFGKNIGSYQAVSNKISSMKMNIELGRGILYRCAVLKDCNKRASLDASICKLFISESLKQACLDAVQIHGGYGFMCEYEIERDLRDSIASTIYSGTSELQHNIIARFIGL; encoded by the coding sequence GTGGACTTTGAGTTAACTGACGAGCAAAAAGTCTGGCGCGAAACGGTCATAAGGTTCTCACGGAAAGAATTGGCTTATGACATCGCGGACTTCGAGAAGAGCGGTGATTTCCCCTGGGATGCCTGGCGAAAATGCTCCGATATGCAGCTCATGGCCTTGCCTTTCCCCGAAGAATATGGGGGGTGCGGGGTCGATTTTTTAACGACCGTGCTCACGTTGAACTCCCTGGGATATGCCTGCAAGGACGCGGGCCTGGTCCACGCCCTCGCGACCCAGATCCTCTGCGGATTACAGCTTTACTTTTTTGGCAGCGAAGAGTTGAAAGCGAAATATCTGCCGTTGCTCTGTCGTGGGGAAAAAGTTTTCGCACAGGCCATAACCGAACCAGGCTCGGGGTCCGATGCCTTTTCGATGCGGGCCCGGGCGGAAAAAAAAGGCGAGGGGTATCTTCTCAACGGCAACAAGGTTTTTATTACCAACGGCCCCATGGCCGATGTCGTTATTGTTTTTGCGGTGACCGATCCGGAGAAAAAGACCCTGGGAGGGATATCCTGTCTCGTCGTCGACGACGGCCTTGCGGGGTTTGATAAAGCCAAGCCTCTTAAAAAGATGGGTTTGAACACCCTTCAGAATGGCGAACTTTTTTTCAATAATTGTGAAGTTTCATCGGACCGACTTCTGGGGAAAGAAGGGCAGGGCGCTATTATTTTCAACGAATCGATGGAATGGGAACGGAGCCTTCTCCCTGCCGCACACCTGGGTACCTTGGAAAGAATATTCGAAATTACATTGAAATACGCCAAGGAGCGCAATGCTTTCGGTAAAAACATCGGCAGTTATCAGGCGGTGTCAAATAAGATTTCTAGCATGAAAATGAATATCGAACTGGGGAGGGGAATCCTTTACAGATGTGCCGTTTTAAAAGACTGTAATAAAAGAGCGTCACTTGATGCTTCGATATGTAAATTATTTATAAGTGAGAGTCTAAAACAGGCTTGTCTTGACGCAGTTCAAATTCATGGTGGATATGGTTTTATGTGTGAATATGAAATAGAAAGAGATCTTAGAGACAGTATCGCTTCTACAATTTATTCAGGCACATCAGAACTTCAACATAATATTATTGCCAGATTTATAGGGTTATGA
- a CDS encoding acyl carrier protein — translation MMVTKEKIKNFIITELISDGNMTELADTTLLIDSGIIDSLGIMSLLGFLEASFSVQISGEDLIPENFASIASISDLIAQKSSFG, via the coding sequence ATGATGGTCACAAAAGAAAAAATAAAAAATTTCATAATCACTGAATTGATTTCAGATGGAAATATGACAGAACTTGCTGACACGACTCTTCTTATAGATTCAGGGATCATTGATTCTCTTGGCATCATGTCTTTGCTTGGCTTTTTGGAAGCCAGTTTTTCGGTCCAGATTTCCGGTGAGGATTTGATCCCTGAAAATTTCGCCTCCATCGCATCGATCAGCGACCTGATAGCGCAAAAATCCAGTTTTGGTTAG